In Leisingera methylohalidivorans DSM 14336, a single genomic region encodes these proteins:
- the betC gene encoding choline-sulfatase: protein MSAPNILILMVDQLNGTLFPDGPADWLHAPNLKKLAERSTRFANAYTASPLCAPGRASFMSGQLPSRTGVYDNAAEFRSDIPTYAHHLRRAGYYTCLSGKMHFVGPDQMHGFEDRLTTDIYPADFGWTPDYRKPGERIDWWYHNMGSVTGAGVAETSNQMEYDDEVAYNATAKLYELSRGLDDRPWALTVSFTHPHDPYVARKKYWDLYEDCEHLLPQVPAMAYDDHDPHAQRIFDANDWRSFDITEDHIKRSRRAYFANISYLDDKIGEILNVLETTRQEAIILFVSDHGDMLGERGLWFKMSFYDGSSRVPLMISAPDLPAGLIETPVSTLDVTPTLGALAGVDMAEIEPWTDGHNLVPLATGTERTEPVAIEYAAEASYAPLVSLRYGKWKYNRCALDPDQLFDLQADPHELTNLAADPAHAGTLETLRAKSDARWNLGQFDAEVRASQARRWVVYEALRQGGYYPWDYQPLQKASERYMRNHMDLNTLEESKRFPRGE, encoded by the coding sequence ATGAGTGCCCCGAATATCCTGATCCTGATGGTTGACCAACTGAATGGGACACTCTTCCCGGACGGCCCCGCCGACTGGCTGCATGCTCCGAACCTCAAGAAACTGGCAGAACGCTCCACCCGTTTCGCCAACGCCTATACCGCGTCGCCGCTGTGCGCGCCTGGCCGCGCCAGCTTCATGTCCGGCCAGCTGCCGTCGCGCACCGGCGTCTATGACAACGCCGCCGAATTCCGCAGCGATATCCCCACCTATGCCCACCACCTGCGCCGGGCCGGCTATTACACCTGCCTCTCGGGCAAGATGCATTTTGTCGGCCCCGACCAGATGCACGGGTTCGAAGACCGCCTGACCACCGACATCTACCCGGCCGATTTCGGCTGGACCCCGGATTACCGCAAACCGGGCGAACGGATCGACTGGTGGTATCACAACATGGGCTCGGTCACCGGGGCAGGGGTCGCGGAAACCTCCAACCAGATGGAGTACGACGACGAGGTCGCCTATAACGCCACCGCCAAACTGTATGAGCTGTCGCGCGGGCTGGACGATCGCCCCTGGGCGCTGACCGTCAGCTTCACCCACCCGCATGACCCCTATGTGGCGCGCAAGAAATACTGGGATCTGTACGAGGATTGCGAGCATCTGCTGCCGCAAGTCCCGGCAATGGCCTATGACGACCACGACCCCCACGCGCAGCGGATCTTTGACGCCAACGACTGGCGCAGCTTCGACATCACCGAAGACCACATCAAACGCTCCCGCCGCGCTTATTTCGCCAATATCTCCTATCTCGACGACAAGATCGGCGAGATCCTGAACGTGCTGGAAACCACGCGGCAGGAGGCGATCATCCTGTTTGTCTCCGACCACGGCGACATGCTGGGCGAGCGCGGATTGTGGTTCAAGATGAGCTTCTATGACGGCTCCTCGCGCGTGCCGCTGATGATCTCGGCGCCGGACCTGCCTGCGGGGCTGATCGAAACACCGGTCTCCACCCTGGATGTGACCCCGACGCTGGGCGCCTTGGCCGGTGTCGATATGGCCGAGATCGAACCCTGGACCGACGGTCACAACCTGGTGCCGCTGGCCACCGGCACGGAACGGACCGAACCGGTCGCCATCGAATACGCAGCCGAGGCCTCATATGCGCCGCTGGTGTCGCTCCGCTACGGCAAGTGGAAATACAACCGCTGCGCGCTGGACCCCGATCAACTGTTCGATCTGCAGGCCGACCCGCACGAGCTGACCAATCTGGCGGCCGATCCGGCCCATGCCGGAACGCTGGAAACCTTGCGCGCCAAATCAGACGCGCGCTGGAACCTCGGCCAGTTCGACGCCGAGGTGCGCGCCAGCCAGGCCCGCCGCTGGGTCGTCTACGAGGCCCTGCGCCAGGGCGGCTATTACCCCTGGGATTACCAGCCGCTGCAAAAAGCATCCGAGCGCTACATGCGCAACCACATGGATCTCAACACCCTTGAGGAAAGCAAACGCTTCCCAAGGGGCGAGTAA